The Rhododendron vialii isolate Sample 1 chromosome 6a, ASM3025357v1 genome includes a window with the following:
- the LOC131330385 gene encoding uncharacterized protein LOC131330385 isoform X3, with product MLASMPQPVSLTHTAMAVAIAARPFSSSVLTLTRPRPKRVTLNPLASYSPQPTSSSSAAAPAVSRKLILYSKPGCCLCEGLKEKLHAAFSLSSPDSLHDVDLQVRDITTNPEWERAYQYEIPVLARVRSDGTEIIMRCLQGFCS from the exons ATGTTGGCATCAATGCCCCAACCcgtctctctcacacacacggCTATGGCAGTTGCAATTGCAGCAAGACCCTTCTCATCGTCTGTCCTAACCCTTACTCGCCCAAGGCCCAAGCGGGTAACCTTAAACCCGTTGGCTTCATACTCTCCTCAacccacttcttcttcttctgctgctgCTCCTGCTGTATCAAGAAAGCTCATTCTCTACTCGAAGCCCGGTTGCTGTTTGTGCGAGGGCCTCAAAGAAAAGCTTCACGCcgctttttctctctcttcgccGGACTCCCTTCACGACGTTGATTTACAG GTGAGGGACATTACTACAAATCCTGAGTGGGAGAGGGCTTACCAGTATGAGATACCTGTATTGGCGAGAGTCCGGTCGGATGGCACTGAG
- the LOC131330381 gene encoding uncharacterized protein LOC131330381 yields the protein MVGHVPIEVAKTVLEVADVAWTALESCHHHHHDHDAAASEERNPNASEEKELESLRSENRRLRDLLQQNLNLLQNLSESPCLLEDCPSDLYDRLVTTVDSEKFLTQLKSLQGESVDGTGYKFPFKEASGADLQSAEILISLEHEKPSWWVWVNNEMIPNDVEEQSGIDDENYLVVSEEHVVDGVANFMARCILSNPKALTLTPEELQKILHKALGGMNKVEKMLHVWHAGKLFYTLSTWGLALAGLYRTRAILKIAAMGVHTTSKVVLKAL from the exons atggtgggtCACGTCCCGATAGAGGTGGCGAAGACGGTATTGGAGGTGGCCGACGTCGCCTGGACCGCCTTGGAATCCtgtcaccaccaccatcacgaCCACGACGCTGCTGCTTCTGAAGAGCGCAACCCTAACGCGTCCGAGGAGAAAGAGCTGGAGTCCCTGAGATCCGAGAATCGCCGTCTCAGGGACTTGCTCCAACAGAACCTCAACCTCCTTCAGAATCTCTCCGAATCTCCTTGTTTGCTTGAAGATTGCCCTTCCGAT CTTTATGATCGACTCGTAACCACGGTGGATTCAGAAAAGTTCTTGACTCAGCTTAAATCCCTCCAAGGTGAATCTGTTGATGGAACTGGCTACAAATTCCCTTTCAAGGAGGCATCag GAGCAGATTTGCAGTCAGCTGAAATACTAATCAGTCTTGAACATGAAAAACCTAGTTGGTGGGTTTGGGTCAACAATGAGATGATTCCAAATGATGTTGAAGAACAGAGTGGAATCGATGATGAAAATTACTTAGTTGTTAGCGAGGAACATGTGGTGGATGGTGTTGCTAACTTTATGGCTAGATGCATTCTCTCAAATCCGAAAGCTCTG ACTTTGACACCAGAGGAGTTGCAGAAGA TTCTGCATAAAGCATTGGGTGGCATGAACAAGGTGGAAAAGATGTTGCATGTTTGGCATGCTGGGAAGTTGTTCTATACCCTATCCACCTGGGGACTCGCTCTGGCAGG ATTGTACAGGACACGTGCCATTTTGAAGATTGCTGCTATGGGGGTACATACAACCAGCAAAGTTGTCCTGAAGGCTCTCTAA